From Triplophysa dalaica isolate WHDGS20190420 chromosome 24, ASM1584641v1, whole genome shotgun sequence:
CACCGCCTGGATGTTGGGCAACACACCACCCTGCGCGATGGTCACACCGCCCAGAAGTCTGTTCAACTCCTCGTCGTTACGCACGGCCAGCTGCAGATGGCGGGGAATGATTCGACTCTTCTTGTTGTCCCGAGCGGCGTTTCCAGCCAACTCCAGGATCTCAGCGGTGAGATACTCGAGAACAGCGGCGAGGTACACTGGAGCTCCGGCACCGACGCGTTGTGCGTAATTACCTTTGCGAAGTAGCCTGTGAACACGGCCAACGGGAAACTGAAGACCCGCTCTGGATGACCGAGTCTTGGCCTTAGCTCTTGATTTGCCACCGGTTTTACCTCTTCCActcattttttaacaagattaTATCttcttaaaatgataaaaattcgAACATTATATGCCCTGCGGGTCGTGGTTTCCAGAATTTAAAAGTGCCTTTCGTTCGCCTATTGGTTGGAGTCTGTGAAAAATTTTGACCAATCACTCAAATTCCCTCTAAAACGCCAAATCCCGCCCATTTCTTTCCTTCTGCCTGATTTGTATTAGTTTTTTGATCACGCTACATTTCGCCACTTTACGCATAAGATTAAATTATATCTATATACTCTGAGAcatccctgatagcacacatacatctggtaGACGGCTATTTTACGCCGCATTTACATCAGCAAATCAAAGTTTGCTCAGCTGTacgtttatatttatgcatttggcagacgcttaaaAAGCGACATTGTTACATTGTATTGTTCTATACATTATTTTCTGGCTATGTGCCACCTTCTGgtatcgaacccatgaccttggcgttgttagtgccatgctctacCCACTGAGTCGCATGAAATCTGTAAGATAAGAAAAGGAGGTTTAGTGAAACCTCAGTATATTAACTCTGAAATAATCTGTCTGTTTCAGAATGTGAGTATGTCAAACCCAAGAGAGAGGGGTAACTCAAGCCCGTTTCTAAAAGAGAGGTCACTtatactcagagtcagtaaccatagtaacttactctgtgaacctaacctggtcgggggcaggttttctttggtaaacccagAATTTCTTTTGAGTGCAAGTGGtgtacctcattcattcattcattaatacagtcattcatggcacacatgTTGATCACACAGAGACCTTCTCAGTGactaaaatgtcaaatgttctTTTATAGAGGATCCTGTATATTCAGAGGCTCCATTCATTAATATGGATGTtctttgatttcaggagaggAATTTAGGTCCCGGGcagaattttgtcatttccctgtccatttttattaaaactgtgccatatatatctaaatatatatcATCCATCCTTTCATCAATAACATCGTCCATCTGCCATGCAGATTCTTTCCCTTACATGCCCTCACAAGTGGTACAATTCTGTGGAGGATCAGAAATGacttaataaagtttttaaataaattgcatGAATAcagaaattattaaatacagaCATAAATGCCAAAATGAAACGATAAAggtaataaataattgatttagaTATACAGCCTTTCCTACCCAAATCTACTCCGAGCAGGATTCGATCTGGCGAACAGTCTGACTTTGACACAAAAGTTTGACACCCTAACAAGTGTCCTACACACCATGACATCACTAGAGCACTGATGGGgtttgaattatattttttcattcatttactgatTAATTTATTCGTTAATTGGTACATTTGTCTGTATATTAATTTAAACCTAAGTCACATTTGTAAATCCACTGAATGCAGAGCAGAAAGTGTGCCTCGATTGCAAAAGCCTTTGTGCTgccatgttgcttttttggtgcagttgccatggtgaatcgtcaTAGTGGAGATCCATTGATCATCCATGGCTTGTTTTGGTTCAATCGCTTAACTCAAGGTAATACCCAGAGTTTATAGAACTACTCACATCAGCcattctgaaacaaaaaactcaaagTTTTCCATCTTTGTGTAAATCAACTCTATGTCGGCTGAAACTCCTTATTGAATTGAATCTCTGATCCCTCAGCGTGTTGACCAATTCGGAGTCTACGTCACTTTTACGTCACTGGCGCGCATACTGGTTGCAGAAAAACCTGGAAGTAGAGCAGCAATGAGTGAAACggacaaaaaaatgatttaaaacgaGTTTTGTGTCTTTGAATGTCAGAACAGAAATGgcaaaaattatgaaattttTTACTATGGAATACCGTAGTTGAATATGCCATTTCAAGCCAAAAGTCATTAAACAAACAAGCTGAGTAGAAGAAATCATCAAGATCTGATTTTCTATAATCTTGCGAAGTCATACTAAATGTTTTAACAATTAGAAATAAATTTGCAAAGCAAATACTCTCCATTAAATGGTTTACGTCATCACGTGAAAATGATGCAGACATTATGATAAAGatatccacaaacacacacaagaaagCTCTTTATCAAACAAGAGtaggtggctcttaaaagagccttttgGGTGTTGAGAGTTTCGAGCGGGAGTTTACTTGGAGCTGGTGTACTTTGTACACGTAGATGGCGTAGCTCTCCTTCCTGGACTTTCTACGCTTCTTTCCTCCCTTTCCGGCGGTCTTGATTGCGGCCTTCTTTGAAACCTTCTTGTGTGCGGACTTCGCTGGTTCAGGCATGATCACTTCGATAAGAATCAAGATGTAGAACAAATTAAGACTGTGAGATGCATTTATCCACAGTCTATGTCAATGTTCAGAGACGTTCTCTTGTTTTCATTGGACAAAGAACATAAATTGTTTTCATTGGAAGGGCTGAGATGTGCAAACGGTACCCCCACCCATCGTCTAAATAACGCGTCCTCCCCACCCATGTCTTTGTTTTACTTCCCGCagatgttgtatttttttattagacatTTCTGTAAGTAACACGGGCTAAAACAATTCGCAAAGTTAATGCTACGCTGGTGTAATTTCCTTTCATTTCCATGAAAGtctcaagaaaaaaatacacGTTGGAAATTAAATTGACAAAAAGGACAATACGCAACGAGATTTACCAAACGCACTATGAAAACAATTTTGTTGAATACAACATTTCTTTCGATATACTGCTTGATTTCAAATATCAATAACTTGGTAAGCCTTCTTACAACTGAGAAACAGAATACAATAACAAACTACGCATCTACGACAGACTAGAATCATTAGACATCCAGGATCAACCTTTGTTCTACTAAACACTCAATGTTTTGTGCAAATGTTGTCTTGAGCTCTTTGTGCTATTTTTTGAGaatacagaaaacatgaaataacTATAATTTGCGAGGTGAAGTAAACTCTTTGCGTGAGAACGTGGGTGcctcttaaaagagccgtttgGATTTTGCCGTTTCAAAACCGTTTAACCTCCGAACCCGTACAGAGTGCGTCCCTGTCGTTTCAGAGCATAGACGACATCCATGGCAGTAACGGTCTTTCTCTTGGCGTGTTCAGTGTAAGTTACGGCATCACGAATAACGTTCTCAAGAAACACCTTCAGCACACCGCGAGTCTCCTCGTAGATCAGACCGGAGACAACGAATCGCAGGTTTGGTGATTCCCTCGATGTTATTGCGCAGAACTTTACGGTGACGCTTTACGGTGACGCTTTACGGTGACGCTTAGCGCCTCCTTTGCCGAGTCCTTTTCCGCCTTTGCCTCTTCCTGACATGATTCCAGTCCTCTTGGTCAGTCATAAGCCAGTATGCCAGGCACGGCAGAAACTTCTAGCCTCTAAAGGACCTAATGGAGACACGCAGAAATTGAGGAcgtttttttccacatttctaTGTTTTGACCTGATCCAGTTCTTTTTCTAAATCGTTTATGGATTTTCACTGGttttatgtacatttgtaaAGTATTGATAtggtttatttacattatgttataaataaagtaaataaaccaTATCAATACTTTACAAAtgtcagtcggaaaagggtggcttgctcacttcaggtaggtggagagttcctgcctgaagtggaggagttcaagtatctgggggtcttgttcacgagtgagggaaggatggaacgggagattgacagacggatcggtgcagcttctgcagtcatgcagtcgctgtaccggtctgtcgtggtgaagaaggagctgagccgcaagacgaggctctcgatttaccggtcaatctacgttcctactctcacctttggtcatgagctgtgggacaagatcccggaaacaggcggccgaaatgagctttctccgcagggtggctgggcgatcccttagagatagggtgagaagctcgggcactcagagtagatccgctgctcctccacatcgagaggggccagctgaggtggctcgggcatcttttccggatgcccctgtaaccggaacgaaccacacctgcactaggcgggcctcgaaccgggtcggttcggcatgggagtcgggcgctctagtgAGGAgcctaaagaccgcagtctctagcgtctgtcgctagagagtccttgaggtcgggaagtgaggtttacatactgcacagctctacactagcttgcctccgttacaccCCCTGGAAGCCTTCCCGGGAAAGTGTTCCGGGCATGttccaccgggagaagaccccggggactacctaggacacgctggagggactatgtctcccggctggcctgggaatgCCTCGGTGTCcacccggaagagctggaggaagtgtctagggagagggaagtctgggcatccctgcttagactgctgcccccgcgacccggccccggataagcggaagaagatggatggatggagatgGACATTATGTTATAAGAAGTAATCCGCTAATACAGCATTCAGCCGTACTTAATGTGTTGTTCGTTTTAGCAACGCAAACTAAGATTGAAATGACGACAAATAGTTGATGAAGTTTTTAAGAAGAGTGGGATGTTACTGTAGCAGGACAAAGGTCTTGGGTTTATAAACCATAGGAACACAAATATGCACTGAAAGTCAATACAATCCGCTTGAAAAGAAGAATTAAGTAATTAAGAGCATTAGCTTTATGAcctttgatttaatgttttataataaatcttcATTTCAGACTTAAACTACATAATATTGGGTTTTCTTTCAAACCACATACATTTCTGAatgttaaagtttttaaataaaataaaaagcaaggACATATAGCATACAAAGGAGTAGCCATTTACCTTTATTTATTAAGCAAATGGGTGGTTCCAATATACATTAAACACAATTGTATATATGAGTAAGTATTTTGGTCTAATTTACGTATGGCTTACAAAACTTCATTTTCCAAATATTGCCTTTATGTAACACAAAATCTTTCTTACATACTCTGGCAAAATCCATGACACTGTCCCAAATGTAAAATGCCAGTGTAGGAAGCATATTAAGACAACTTAGTTTTATTTCAGAAGTGCAAGCACGTGGCAAAAGATTTTTataatcatggtttttaatatcacagttCCCGGTATAGAGTGACTTTCTTTACGCAACAAGTCGACTTGAATAGTTACTTATTCACGcttatatacagttgtgttgttAGTCTTGACATTTATAGTCTCTGGTATCCTGAAGCAAAATGTATTTGTCcttaaagcaaaagtaaaactgtgaaaatgatgtGGAGATGAAAgattaaagtgtaaaaaaatcattttaatgtatcAGTAGCTAACCATGTGAAGTTTGAAAATCAATGTTATGACGTAAACGATGTGATAGGGTCCCTGTGATTTTAGGGCACCTATTTTTTCTGAGATTGAGTTATTTTGTTGTCCTATATGATCTTTTTTTCAAGGCGTGCTCTcactacatatatatataggaatagacatttgttttttatcttgTATTAAATATGTTTGGGTGAAAGCCAGTTGGACAAAAATCTGTATCTGTAGAAACCATAAATCTCTCTAAATTAATCTGTTTCACAAGCACACTAGCAATTGTAAGATATGCTGACAATAAAGCAATGTATTGTACATCTGTagatgataaaacatttaaaagtgatacatatattatattgcaatatttataaTTCCATAATTCCGGTAAAATACCTACTTTTCTTCTACATCCGGCGGATTTACAGGACGATTTCGTTTATGCGCCCCCTGTCGgttcaaagaatatctcaacggcgaacgcgtcaagtatgaacgtctcgtccgtttggggagttgcgcgCGCGGTCCGCGAAGCGGAGCCAGGCTCGACCATAAACAAGGCTGGATCTTTCCGGCGCGTTGAGCTCAAGTCTGTCCCCAAATGCACTCCCATGTACCCTTGTGGACTCGTGCCTAGTGGCTTATAGATCTGCACTCGGATGAGGTCCACAACACCGCAGTGCACCATTTGGGAGAGGGCCATTGGTTTCTCTATGGCGCTGAAAGCAAAAGATGTCCGCGTTTCGGTCCTCCTGCAACTGATACTCAGCTGCCATTGGCTCAT
This genomic window contains:
- the LOC130414638 gene encoding histone H2A-like — translated: MSGRGKTGGKSRAKAKTRSSRAGLQFPVGRVHRLLRKGNYAQRVGAGAPVYLAAVLEYLTAEILELAGNAARDNKKSRIIPRHLQLAVRNDEELNRLLGGVTIAQGGVLPNIQAVLLPKKTDKPAKATATKFKA